A part of Bacillus thuringiensis genomic DNA contains:
- a CDS encoding vWA domain-containing protein, with translation MKIRICATFMLFLFIWLHPFWTFAKGEEAKERVVSLVYDDSGSMRNNDRWKYANYALQSLVALLDEKDKFSYVPMSKPNDPLDISLTKDKRQTEIEGIGAWKTYLNTPFSAVETAMQSIKKEADIDGKREFWLIVLTDGAFNDLEKDKVGGKEQITQKLAQFKKDMDAKKISLHPILITMEEDLGQQEKAQLNTFKEIWKKEINGVTMPSSGEDGIVKSVNQVAALVANRDPFSSVESIVKTKVVGKKVEITTPFPLKRMTLVRQSPSLSNYQVTQISKPLQLQSSYSIHAPGEAKLFGNIVHISTENQEVIKPGTYTIEVDQNIEKEGLQVLVEPALNYTVSTYDKDDRSQKNVEEMYEGVTAVIEAKPTELPIQSSYFQAEVEIDGKQYQMKWDDKKHVFYYETKIDKGLVRGKVHMNIKGFYRQTKEFKVEVTEKPKLSLQTITKDYEEKVTNLENSKPFIIQPQLDGKLMTEEAVKKLIKSTGVTSKQSINYEIKQHGNQIYIYPRPHYSDTFNFTDTGTVEATIVVQDSKLQEVKKNISLHIQNAPFYEKYALIFKFVIPITLLLLVVGIIVLGWIVRPRFHRKALLYYEWDQEVAKDWLYQSEPELLKNKWWKHYFGIPFRAERKTVQSVTFIAKKGSKSIFVAKESQVVGMIIDGMFITEDEVGMEHKTLYPNELLVIDRGYGKEIYKYECE, from the coding sequence ATGAAAATTCGAATTTGTGCCACATTCATGTTGTTTCTATTTATATGGTTACATCCTTTTTGGACTTTTGCAAAAGGAGAGGAGGCAAAGGAAAGGGTCGTTTCACTTGTATATGATGATTCGGGCAGCATGAGAAATAACGATCGCTGGAAATATGCCAATTATGCTTTGCAAAGTTTAGTTGCGCTATTAGATGAAAAAGATAAATTTTCGTATGTTCCAATGAGCAAGCCGAATGATCCATTAGACATTTCGTTAACGAAGGATAAGAGACAAACAGAAATTGAGGGAATTGGGGCATGGAAAACGTATTTAAATACTCCGTTTAGCGCAGTAGAAACGGCGATGCAATCTATAAAAAAGGAAGCAGATATAGATGGAAAACGTGAATTTTGGCTTATTGTCTTAACTGACGGGGCATTTAATGATTTAGAGAAAGATAAGGTTGGCGGGAAAGAACAAATTACACAGAAGTTAGCACAGTTTAAGAAGGATATGGATGCAAAAAAGATATCGCTACATCCAATTTTAATTACGATGGAAGAGGATTTAGGACAGCAAGAAAAGGCACAACTAAATACGTTTAAAGAGATATGGAAGAAAGAGATAAACGGAGTTACGATGCCATCTAGTGGAGAGGATGGTATTGTAAAAAGTGTCAATCAAGTCGCAGCATTAGTTGCAAATCGTGATCCGTTCTCTTCTGTTGAATCAATTGTAAAAACGAAAGTAGTAGGGAAGAAAGTAGAGATTACAACACCATTTCCATTAAAGCGTATGACGCTTGTACGACAATCGCCTTCTTTGTCTAATTATCAGGTCACACAAATTTCTAAACCGTTACAATTACAATCTTCCTATTCCATACATGCACCAGGAGAAGCGAAATTATTCGGAAATATAGTTCATATCAGTACGGAAAATCAGGAAGTTATTAAACCAGGAACTTATACGATAGAGGTGGACCAGAATATTGAGAAAGAAGGACTACAAGTACTAGTTGAACCAGCGCTTAACTATACTGTTTCTACTTATGACAAAGATGATCGTAGTCAAAAAAATGTGGAAGAAATGTACGAAGGTGTTACCGCTGTTATTGAAGCGAAGCCTACCGAATTACCAATTCAGTCTTCATATTTTCAGGCAGAAGTAGAAATAGACGGAAAACAGTACCAGATGAAGTGGGACGATAAAAAACATGTATTTTACTACGAAACGAAGATTGATAAAGGGTTAGTGCGCGGGAAAGTTCATATGAACATAAAGGGATTTTACAGACAGACGAAAGAATTTAAAGTCGAAGTAACGGAAAAACCAAAATTATCATTGCAAACTATTACGAAAGATTATGAAGAAAAAGTAACAAATTTAGAGAATAGTAAACCTTTTATTATACAACCACAGTTAGATGGTAAGCTGATGACAGAAGAGGCTGTAAAGAAACTAATAAAATCTACTGGTGTCACATCTAAACAATCAATCAACTATGAAATAAAACAACATGGTAATCAAATTTATATTTATCCTCGACCTCATTACTCCGACACATTCAATTTTACAGATACCGGCACCGTAGAAGCTACCATCGTAGTGCAAGATTCAAAATTACAAGAAGTAAAGAAAAATATATCACTTCATATTCAAAATGCACCGTTTTATGAAAAATATGCGCTTATTTTTAAGTTTGTTATTCCTATCACTTTATTATTGTTAGTAGTAGGAATAATCGTTTTAGGATGGATTGTTCGTCCAAGATTTCACCGGAAAGCACTATTGTATTATGAATGGGATCAAGAGGTAGCAAAAGATTGGTTATATCAATCTGAACCAGAGTTACTTAAAAATAAATGGTGGAAACACTATTTTGGCATTCCATTCCGAGCAGAAAGAAAGACTGTGCAATCCGTTACGTTTATAGCAAAGAAAGGGTCGAAATCAATATTTGTAGCGAAAGAGTCACAAGTAGTAGGAATGATTATTGATGGGATGTTTATAACAGAAGATGAGGTTGGAATGGAACATAAGACGCTATATCCAAATGAACTTTTAGTAATTGATAGAGGGTATGGTAAAGAAATTTACAAATATGAGTGTGAATAG
- a CDS encoding class I SAM-dependent methyltransferase: MKRNTYIDFLAYYGIGSAHPGGFTLTKQLLAQLPFKYGANVLEIGCGTGKTAAYMTKECGYKVTAVEKNEIMIQKAKDRWLIEGLDIQLIEGNVEQLPCVHDSFEFVLGESILAFTEKEMVISECYRVLQKDGKLVVIEMIIDRHIEKSEEEKIAQLYGMKDLLTENEWVQLFQKANFNRVTIAGGGTIAETISGYIEEPEWNVSAHIPNELYEAWVQHENVRLMYQHILGHRIFICEK, from the coding sequence ATGAAACGAAATACTTACATCGATTTCCTAGCTTATTACGGAATAGGAAGTGCTCATCCTGGTGGTTTTACGTTAACAAAACAATTGTTAGCTCAACTGCCTTTTAAATATGGAGCAAATGTCCTTGAGATAGGCTGCGGTACGGGGAAAACAGCGGCGTATATGACAAAAGAATGTGGTTATAAAGTAACGGCGGTTGAAAAGAATGAGATTATGATTCAAAAGGCGAAAGATAGATGGTTAATTGAAGGACTAGACATTCAGTTAATTGAAGGGAATGTAGAGCAATTACCTTGTGTGCATGATTCATTTGAGTTCGTACTCGGAGAATCGATACTCGCTTTTACGGAGAAAGAAATGGTGATCTCAGAGTGCTATCGTGTATTACAGAAGGATGGCAAGCTAGTTGTCATTGAAATGATTATTGATAGGCACATTGAGAAGAGTGAGGAAGAAAAAATTGCCCAATTATACGGGATGAAAGACCTATTAACTGAGAATGAATGGGTGCAATTATTTCAGAAAGCAAACTTTAATCGGGTTACCATTGCTGGCGGTGGTACAATTGCAGAAACAATCTCGGGCTATATAGAAGAGCCAGAATGGAATGTATCCGCGCATATTCCCAATGAATTATATGAGGCATGGGTACAGCATGAAAATGTACGACTTATGTACCAACATATTTTAGGTCATCGTATTTTTATATGTGAAAAATAA
- a CDS encoding peptide ABC transporter substrate-binding protein, whose product MKKKMKKFTAVVVPVLAMSMALTACSSGSGGEKKPTTTSNNGGEEKKSDIKYAAKQVLNRTETNEIPTMDTSKSTDTLGAQILGNTMEGLYRLDKDNKPIPAVAESSTKSEDGKKYTFKLRKDAKWSNGDPVTAKDFVFAWQRLVDPKTAAEYAFIAYYIKNAETINQGKGEVATLGVKAVDDYTLEVELERPVPYFLNLMAFASYYPLNEKFVKEKGNKFGLESDTTVYNGPFVLTDWKHEQGWKLKKNDQYWDKKTVKLEEINYSVVKEPATRVNLYDTGAIDFALLSGEFVDKYRNNKEEFGAYSETSTFYLRLNQKRGGQDTPLKSKKLREAIALSIDKKALANVILNDGSKPVDYLVPKGLASGPDGKDFAETFKNGLKQDTKKAAAAWEEAKKELGKDQVTIELLNYDTGNAKKVGEYVKDQVEKNLKGVTVNIKLQPFKQKLKLESDQDYDFSYGGWNPDYADPMTYLDMFETTNSQNQMSYSDSKYDDIITKSKTEWMADAKKRWTELGKAEKLLLEEDVALVPLYQSAKSYVMKPNIKGIVKHNISPEYSFKWAYIEEK is encoded by the coding sequence ATGAAGAAAAAGATGAAAAAATTCACGGCAGTTGTAGTACCAGTTTTAGCAATGAGTATGGCGTTAACAGCATGTTCTTCTGGATCTGGTGGGGAGAAGAAACCGACTACAACGTCTAATAATGGCGGGGAAGAGAAAAAATCTGATATAAAATATGCAGCGAAGCAAGTGCTAAATCGTACAGAAACGAATGAAATTCCGACGATGGATACTTCAAAAAGTACAGATACACTTGGCGCACAAATTTTAGGGAATACGATGGAAGGTTTATATCGCCTTGATAAAGATAATAAGCCAATCCCAGCTGTAGCAGAATCTAGCACAAAAAGCGAGGATGGTAAAAAATATACATTTAAATTACGGAAAGATGCAAAATGGTCAAACGGTGATCCAGTAACAGCGAAAGATTTCGTATTTGCATGGCAACGTCTAGTAGATCCAAAAACAGCTGCTGAGTATGCATTTATTGCTTACTATATTAAAAATGCAGAAACAATTAATCAAGGAAAAGGAGAAGTTGCTACATTAGGTGTAAAAGCGGTAGATGATTATACACTTGAAGTGGAACTGGAAAGACCGGTACCGTATTTCTTGAACTTAATGGCATTTGCGTCATACTATCCATTAAATGAAAAGTTTGTAAAAGAAAAAGGGAATAAATTCGGTTTAGAGTCTGATACAACAGTATATAACGGACCGTTCGTTCTTACTGATTGGAAACATGAGCAAGGCTGGAAATTAAAGAAAAATGATCAGTATTGGGATAAAAAGACTGTAAAACTAGAAGAAATTAACTATAGCGTAGTAAAAGAACCAGCTACTAGAGTAAATTTATACGATACAGGTGCAATTGATTTCGCACTTTTATCAGGAGAGTTTGTTGATAAGTATAGAAATAATAAAGAGGAGTTTGGCGCATATTCGGAAACAAGTACGTTTTACTTACGTCTAAACCAAAAGCGTGGTGGGCAAGATACACCGTTAAAGAGCAAAAAACTACGTGAAGCAATTGCATTATCAATTGATAAGAAAGCTTTAGCGAATGTCATTTTAAATGATGGTTCAAAACCAGTCGATTACTTAGTACCAAAAGGTTTAGCGAGTGGACCAGATGGTAAAGATTTCGCAGAAACGTTCAAGAATGGTTTAAAACAAGACACTAAAAAGGCAGCAGCAGCTTGGGAAGAAGCGAAAAAAGAACTTGGAAAAGATCAAGTCACAATTGAACTGTTAAATTATGATACTGGTAATGCGAAAAAGGTTGGAGAGTATGTAAAAGATCAAGTTGAAAAAAATCTAAAAGGCGTGACAGTAAATATTAAACTGCAACCTTTTAAGCAAAAGCTAAAATTAGAATCAGACCAAGATTATGATTTTTCATATGGTGGCTGGAATCCAGATTATGCGGATCCTATGACGTATCTTGATATGTTTGAAACGACAAATTCTCAGAATCAGATGAGCTACTCAGATTCAAAATATGATGACATTATTACTAAAAGTAAGACAGAATGGATGGCTGATGCAAAAAAACGTTGGACAGAGTTAGGGAAGGCAGAGAAATTGTTACTTGAGGAAGATGTAGCGCTTGTACCTTTATATCAAAGTGCTAAATCATATGTTATGAAACCAAATATAAAGGGAATTGTGAAACATAATATTAGTCCGGAATATAGCTTCAAATGGGCGTATATTGAAGAGAAATAA
- a CDS encoding peptide ABC transporter substrate-binding protein: MKKKMKKFTAVVAPVLAMSMALTACSGSGGEKKSTTTSSGGGEEKKSEIKYAAKQVLNRTENQEIPTMDVSKSTDTLGSQILGNTMEGLYRLDKDNKPIPAAAESSTKSEDGKKYTFKLRKDAKWSNGDPVTAKDFVYGWQRLLDKNTAAEYAFIAFYIKNAEAINKGEKPLTDLGAKAVDDYTLEVELEKPVPYFLNLMAFPSYYPLNEKFVKEKGDKFGLEADTTLYNGPFVMASWKHEQGWQLKKNDKYWDNKTVKLEEINYSVVKEVATKVNLYDTGSIDFTLLSGEFVDKYKSNKEEYGEYSEASTFFLRLNQKRNGQDTPLKSKKLREAIALSIDKKGLANVILNNGSKATDQLVPKGLATGPDGKDYQDTFKNGLKYDPKKGAAAWDAAKKELGKDQITIELLSYDDGTAKKIADYFKDQIEKNLKGVTVNTKIQPFKQKLKLESAQDYEVSFAGWSPDYSDPMTFIDMFESKSPYNQMSYSNQKYDEMVKQAGNELLSDPKKRWETLGKAEKLFLEEDAGLVPLYQTGRAYVMKPNVKGIVKHNISPEYSFKWAYVTEGK, encoded by the coding sequence ATGAAGAAAAAGATGAAAAAGTTCACGGCGGTTGTAGCGCCAGTTTTAGCGATGAGTATGGCGTTGACAGCGTGTTCTGGATCTGGTGGGGAGAAGAAATCAACTACGACGTCTAGTGGTGGTGGGGAAGAGAAAAAATCTGAAATTAAATACGCAGCGAAACAAGTGTTAAATCGTACAGAGAATCAAGAGATTCCGACGATGGATGTTTCGAAGTCTACTGATACATTAGGTTCTCAAATTTTAGGGAACACAATGGAAGGCTTATATCGATTAGATAAAGATAATAAGCCGATCCCAGCTGCAGCAGAATCTAGCACGAAAAGCGAGGATGGCAAAAAATATACATTTAAACTACGTAAAGATGCAAAATGGTCAAACGGCGACCCTGTAACAGCGAAAGATTTCGTATACGGATGGCAACGCTTACTCGATAAGAATACAGCGGCAGAATATGCGTTTATCGCTTTCTACATTAAAAATGCAGAGGCAATTAATAAAGGCGAAAAGCCACTAACAGATTTAGGGGCAAAAGCGGTAGATGATTATACGCTAGAAGTAGAATTAGAAAAACCAGTACCATATTTCTTGAATTTAATGGCATTCCCATCTTACTATCCTTTAAATGAAAAGTTCGTAAAAGAAAAAGGAGATAAATTCGGTTTAGAAGCAGATACAACGTTGTATAACGGACCGTTTGTGATGGCTTCCTGGAAACACGAACAAGGATGGCAGCTAAAGAAAAATGATAAGTACTGGGATAATAAGACTGTAAAATTAGAAGAAATTAACTACAGTGTAGTAAAAGAAGTTGCGACGAAAGTAAACTTATATGATACAGGATCAATTGATTTCACATTATTATCAGGAGAATTCGTTGATAAATATAAATCGAACAAAGAGGAGTACGGTGAGTATTCTGAAGCGAGTACATTCTTCTTACGTTTAAACCAAAAACGTAACGGACAAGATACACCGTTAAAGAGCAAAAAACTGCGTGAAGCGATCGCATTATCAATTGATAAAAAAGGATTAGCAAACGTTATTTTAAATAACGGTTCAAAAGCAACAGATCAATTAGTACCAAAAGGACTTGCGACAGGACCAGACGGTAAAGATTACCAAGATACATTTAAAAACGGTCTAAAATATGATCCGAAAAAAGGTGCAGCAGCTTGGGATGCAGCGAAAAAAGAACTTGGAAAAGACCAAATTACAATTGAATTACTAAGCTATGATGATGGTACTGCGAAGAAAATTGCTGACTACTTTAAAGATCAAATTGAGAAAAACTTAAAAGGTGTAACGGTTAACACAAAAATTCAGCCGTTCAAACAAAAACTGAAATTAGAGTCGGCACAAGATTATGAAGTTTCATTTGCAGGCTGGAGCCCAGATTATTCGGATCCAATGACATTTATTGATATGTTTGAGTCGAAGAGCCCATATAACCAAATGAGTTATTCGAATCAAAAATATGATGAAATGGTTAAACAAGCAGGTAATGAATTATTGTCTGATCCGAAGAAGCGTTGGGAAACGTTAGGAAAAGCAGAAAAATTATTCCTTGAAGAAGATGCTGGATTAGTTCCTTTATACCAAACAGGAAGAGCGTATGTAATGAAGCCGAATGTAAAAGGAATTGTGAAACATAACATCAGTCCAGAATATAGCTTTAAGTGGGCTTATGTAACGGAAGGAAAATAA
- a CDS encoding peptide ABC transporter substrate-binding protein, which produces MKKKKIKKLTAVVAPVLAMSMALTACSTSGGDKKTSTNSSSGGDSKSEEKLAAKQVLNRTETNEIPTMDTSKNTDTLGSQILGNTMEGLYRLDKDNKPIPAAAESSTKSEDGKKYTFKLRKDAKWSNGDPVTAKDFVYAWQRLLDPKTAAEYAFIAFPIKNAEAVNKGEKPVTELGVKAVDDLTFEVELEQAVPYFLNLVAFPSYYPLNEKFVKEKGDKYGLESDTTVYNGPFVLTDWKHEQGWKLKKNDQYWDKKTVKLDEINYSVVKEVATRVNLYDTNAIDFALLTGEFVDKYRSNKEEFGTYSQVSTYFLRMNQKRGGQDTPLKSQKLREAIALSIDKKNLSNVILNDGSKPADFLVPKGLATGPDGKDFQETFKNGIKPDAKKAAAAWDEAKKELGKDQVTIELLNYDTGNAKKVGEYVKDQIEKNLKGVTVNIKLQPFKQKLKLETEQDYDLSYAGWGPDYADPMTFLDMFQSNHSHNQMSFADSKYDDMIKKAGGELMGDAKKRWEELGKAEKLLLEQDVALVPLYQRGDAYVQKPNAKGIVHHNISPEYSFKWAYMTEKDGK; this is translated from the coding sequence GTGAAAAAGAAAAAAATCAAAAAATTAACAGCAGTTGTAGCACCAGTTTTAGCAATGAGTATGGCATTGACAGCATGTTCTACATCAGGCGGAGATAAGAAGACAAGCACAAATTCTAGCTCTGGCGGAGATAGCAAATCAGAAGAAAAATTAGCAGCGAAACAAGTACTAAATCGTACTGAAACAAATGAGATTCCGACAATGGATACTTCTAAAAATACTGATACATTAGGTTCTCAAATTTTAGGGAACACAATGGAAGGTTTATACCGATTAGATAAAGATAACAAACCAATCCCAGCTGCGGCAGAGTCAAGCACGAAGAGTGAGGATGGTAAAAAATATACATTCAAATTACGTAAAGATGCAAAATGGTCAAATGGTGATCCTGTAACAGCGAAAGATTTCGTATATGCTTGGCAACGTCTATTAGACCCAAAAACAGCTGCTGAGTATGCATTCATTGCATTCCCAATTAAAAATGCAGAAGCCGTTAATAAAGGGGAAAAACCTGTAACAGAACTAGGAGTAAAGGCAGTAGACGACCTTACTTTTGAAGTTGAATTAGAACAAGCAGTACCATACTTCTTAAACTTAGTAGCATTCCCATCGTACTATCCATTAAATGAGAAGTTCGTAAAAGAAAAAGGGGATAAATACGGTTTAGAGTCTGATACAACAGTATATAACGGACCGTTCGTTCTTACTGATTGGAAGCACGAGCAAGGCTGGAAACTAAAGAAAAACGATCAATATTGGGATAAAAAGACTGTAAAACTAGATGAAATTAACTATAGTGTAGTAAAAGAAGTAGCTACAAGAGTAAACCTATATGATACAAATGCAATTGATTTCGCGCTATTAACAGGTGAATTCGTTGATAAGTATAGAAGCAACAAAGAAGAGTTTGGCACATACTCGCAAGTAAGTACTTACTTCTTACGTATGAACCAAAAACGTGGTGGACAAGATACACCGTTAAAGAGCCAAAAATTACGTGAAGCAATCGCATTATCAATCGATAAAAAGAATTTATCAAACGTTATTTTAAATGATGGATCTAAGCCTGCGGACTTCTTAGTACCGAAAGGATTAGCAACTGGACCAGACGGTAAAGACTTCCAAGAAACATTTAAAAATGGTATTAAACCAGATGCGAAAAAAGCAGCAGCTGCATGGGATGAAGCGAAAAAAGAGCTTGGGAAAGACCAAGTTACAATTGAGCTATTAAACTATGACACTGGTAATGCGAAAAAAGTTGGGGAATATGTAAAAGATCAAATTGAGAAAAACTTAAAAGGTGTAACTGTTAATATTAAACTTCAGCCATTCAAACAAAAGCTGAAATTAGAAACAGAGCAAGACTATGATTTATCATATGCTGGTTGGGGACCTGACTACGCTGACCCAATGACATTCTTAGATATGTTCCAGTCTAATCATTCTCATAACCAAATGAGCTTCGCTGATTCAAAATATGATGATATGATCAAAAAAGCTGGCGGAGAATTAATGGGTGACGCGAAGAAACGTTGGGAAGAGTTAGGAAAAGCTGAGAAATTACTTCTTGAGCAAGATGTAGCGCTTGTACCTTTATACCAACGTGGTGATGCATACGTTCAAAAACCAAATGCAAAAGGCATCGTTCACCATAACATTAGCCCAGAGTATAGCTTCAAGTGGGCGTACATGACTGAAAAAGATGGAAAATAA
- a CDS encoding dicarboxylate/amino acid:cation symporter — protein sequence MRIAKNLTFQVIMAIICGIAVGAIWPSVGQQMKPIGETFINMIKMVIAPIIFLTIVLGIASMGSMKKVGRVGGKALLYFEIVTTAALIIGIIVANVVRPGDGLDPSKLKGGDVSQYVQSGQEMKWMDFFLHIVPSNMFEAFAKGDILQVLFFSILFGAGLTMLGKNGQPVIDFFERLSKIFFNILSIVMKLAPVGAFGGMAFTIGKYGLSTLIPLGKLMICVYATMALFVFIVLNFICKLYKFSLWKYLAHIKEELLIVLGTSSSESVLPRMMTKMEDFGCSKPVVGLVIPTGYSFNLDGTTIYLSMATIFLAQVFHVDLSLGQQLTIIAILLVTSKGAAAVTGGGFIVLASTLSAMNVIPLEGLALLLGVDRFMSEARAIVNLIGNGIATVVVAKSENEFDDEKYKRIVEEMKREKMAG from the coding sequence ATGAGAATTGCAAAAAATTTAACATTCCAAGTTATTATGGCAATTATTTGTGGTATTGCAGTAGGGGCAATTTGGCCTAGTGTTGGACAGCAGATGAAGCCAATTGGTGAAACGTTCATCAATATGATTAAAATGGTTATTGCACCGATTATTTTTTTAACAATTGTGCTTGGTATTGCAAGTATGGGAAGTATGAAAAAGGTAGGTCGTGTTGGTGGTAAGGCACTATTATATTTTGAAATTGTTACAACAGCGGCTTTAATTATTGGTATCATCGTAGCGAATGTTGTACGTCCTGGAGATGGATTAGATCCTTCAAAACTAAAGGGCGGGGATGTTTCACAATATGTACAAAGCGGGCAAGAAATGAAATGGATGGATTTCTTTTTACATATTGTACCATCTAACATGTTTGAAGCATTTGCAAAAGGAGATATTTTACAAGTTCTGTTCTTCTCCATTTTATTCGGTGCAGGGTTAACGATGCTAGGGAAAAATGGACAACCGGTTATCGACTTTTTTGAAAGATTATCGAAAATATTTTTTAATATTTTATCCATTGTTATGAAGTTAGCACCGGTTGGCGCATTCGGCGGGATGGCGTTTACAATTGGTAAATATGGTTTAAGTACACTTATTCCACTCGGTAAATTAATGATTTGTGTATATGCAACAATGGCATTATTTGTTTTTATCGTTTTAAATTTTATTTGTAAATTGTATAAATTTAGTTTGTGGAAATATTTGGCGCATATTAAAGAAGAATTACTCATTGTTCTCGGGACATCATCATCAGAATCAGTACTGCCGCGAATGATGACAAAGATGGAAGACTTCGGGTGTTCGAAGCCGGTAGTAGGTTTAGTCATTCCGACGGGATATTCTTTTAATTTAGACGGAACAACGATTTATTTATCGATGGCTACTATATTTTTAGCTCAAGTCTTTCACGTCGATCTTTCACTAGGTCAACAATTAACTATAATAGCTATTTTGTTAGTTACATCTAAAGGTGCAGCAGCAGTAACAGGTGGAGGGTTTATTGTATTAGCATCTACTCTATCTGCAATGAATGTTATTCCATTAGAAGGGTTAGCACTATTACTTGGTGTAGATCGTTTCATGTCAGAAGCACGTGCTATCGTCAACTTAATTGGTAACGGTATTGCGACTGTAGTTGTTGCAAAAAGTGAAAATGAATTTGATGATGAGAAGTATAAGAGGATAGTAGAAGAAATGAAAAGAGAGAAAATGGCCGGATAA
- a CDS encoding LCP family protein — translation MENHSSSREKKNKRKYKKTTIISILLAILLFGGVGYGTYVYMKTSNLVQKSNVNLARGEKSNLREKAVKPIANNVSLLIMGIDENQERQKEYNGAFHTDALLLATFNKDNKTVKLTSIPRDTYTYVPVEKKKDKITHAYGSGFVKNGKDGGPQASVEAVEKLLQVPVDYFVKFNFNAFTKIVDGLDGIEVDVPVEFTEQNSKDEPDAIHLKKGLQKLTGEEALALARTRHIDSDAMRGQRQQLVIEAMLSKLKSVGSITKLEKMVEAVDGDFKTNLVMDDILSFYKYGLNGSVEKIQLAGDDLYLPNGPNGQRVYYYNPNKKDLQSLSNTLRTHLGLSEKQIEEN, via the coding sequence ATGGAGAATCACTCTTCTTCAAGAGAAAAGAAAAATAAACGAAAATATAAGAAGACAACGATAATAAGTATATTGTTAGCAATATTACTATTTGGCGGAGTTGGATATGGTACTTACGTATATATGAAAACTTCTAATCTCGTACAAAAATCAAATGTTAATTTAGCGCGTGGTGAAAAATCAAATTTACGTGAGAAAGCCGTAAAACCAATTGCAAATAATGTTTCACTTTTAATTATGGGAATTGATGAAAATCAAGAACGACAAAAGGAGTATAATGGTGCTTTTCATACAGATGCGCTTTTGCTAGCTACTTTTAATAAAGATAATAAGACAGTGAAATTAACGAGCATACCACGTGATACATATACATATGTTCCAGTTGAAAAGAAAAAAGATAAAATAACGCATGCATATGGAAGTGGTTTCGTTAAAAATGGTAAAGATGGAGGACCGCAAGCTTCAGTGGAAGCGGTAGAAAAATTATTACAAGTACCTGTTGATTATTTTGTGAAGTTTAATTTTAATGCATTTACTAAAATTGTTGATGGATTAGATGGGATTGAAGTAGATGTTCCAGTTGAATTTACGGAGCAAAATAGTAAAGATGAACCTGACGCAATCCATTTGAAAAAAGGACTACAAAAATTAACAGGGGAAGAAGCGCTTGCACTGGCAAGAACGCGTCATATTGATAGTGATGCAATGAGAGGTCAGCGCCAACAGCTTGTTATTGAAGCGATGTTAAGTAAATTAAAAAGTGTAGGTTCGATTACGAAACTAGAAAAAATGGTTGAGGCGGTTGACGGTGATTTTAAAACAAACTTAGTAATGGATGATATTTTATCTTTTTATAAGTACGGTTTAAACGGTTCAGTTGAAAAAATTCAATTAGCTGGTGATGATTTGTATTTACCTAATGGTCCAAATGGGCAACGTGTATATTACTATAACCCTAATAAAAAAGATCTACAGAGTTTGAGTAATACGCTTAGAACACATCTAGGATTAAGTGAAAAGCAGATTGAGGAGAATTAA